In Candidatus Kaistella beijingensis, a genomic segment contains:
- a CDS encoding DUF6624 domain-containing protein has product MHKFSAIAFLFLILFSCKKVEKTSINLELKKELSEIEFRDQALRFITDQTPKDSLDLIAKRIKVDPTYFKNNYKSVSVTLDGENIKRVEEIIAKYGYPGKALVGTPENRAAWIVIQHSSPQVIQKYLPMLREAVKNGDLDRQSLALTEDRNLMYQGKKQIYGSQFFEVNGKPAFWPIENSEKVNELRKEAGFVQTIEEYSKDLYGKDFQYKIYTLEEVRKLQAQ; this is encoded by the coding sequence ATGCATAAATTTTCTGCAATCGCATTTTTATTTTTAATTCTATTTTCCTGCAAAAAGGTAGAAAAAACTTCAATTAATCTTGAACTAAAAAAAGAGCTTTCAGAAATTGAATTCCGCGATCAGGCATTACGCTTTATTACAGACCAAACACCAAAGGACAGCCTTGATCTGATTGCAAAAAGGATTAAGGTAGATCCAACTTATTTCAAAAACAATTATAAATCAGTTTCGGTTACTTTAGATGGTGAAAATATTAAAAGAGTAGAAGAAATAATTGCGAAATATGGTTATCCCGGAAAAGCTCTTGTTGGAACTCCGGAAAACCGTGCAGCTTGGATTGTAATTCAACATTCTTCACCCCAAGTTATTCAAAAATATTTACCAATGCTTCGTGAAGCAGTTAAAAATGGCGATCTTGATAGACAATCACTGGCTCTAACGGAAGACAGAAACCTAATGTATCAGGGAAAAAAGCAAATTTATGGTTCTCAGTTTTTTGAAGTAAATGGGAAACCCGCTTTTTGGCCAATTGAAAATTCCGAAAAAGTAAATGAATTAAGAAAAGAAGCTGGTTTTGTTCAAACAATTGAAGAATATTCCAAAGATTTATACGGAAAAGATTTTCAATATAAAATTTATACATTAGAAGAGGTGAGGAAATTACAAGCACAGTAA